In the Desulfuribacillus alkaliarsenatis genome, CTCAATCTTAAAAGTATTGCCACAACTATTAATGTAATTGCTTGCTGCGAGTATATACTAATAGTATATACAAAATACCCACACTGCTCAGGTGTGGGTTGTTGTTAATAGAGGTATTATTATGAATTTATGGTTATAGAAGTAAAAAATCGCACTTATATAGTGCTATTTATCTTTGTATTTGTTTTTAATTGCTACGAACTTATCAAAGTTATCGATAAAGACTTGTGTCATATGTGGGTCAAAATGTTGGCCCTTTTCTTCTTTAAATAGATTAAGGACACGGTCGAGCTCCCAAGCTGGCTTATAGCATCTATCGCTGGCCAGTGCGTCAAATACATCAGCAATTGCGCTTATTCGTCCATATGGGTGAATTTCTTCTTCTTTCAGGCCACATGGGTAGCCGCGGCCGTTCCATTTCTCATGGTGCTGGTGGGCAATTATGGCGGATGCTTTTAGAATTCTGCGATTCGAGTTAACTAATAATTGATATCCAACCGTTGTATGGGATTTCATTTCATCAAATTCTTCATCTGTAAGTTTACCAGGTTTTTTGAGGATGGAGTCTGGGATTGCTACTTTTCCAATATCGTGCATTGGAGATGCTAGTTTAATCAACTCAGCTTCTTCTTTAGGCATACCAGATAATTCTGCTAGGAGCTTCGATATTTCAGCCACGCGCTTAACATGATAGCCTGTTTCCTTAGAACGGCTTTCTCCAATTTCAGCCATCAGGAAGATGATCTCTTTTTGTGTCTTTTCAATTTCTTCATTTAATATAACGTTTACTAGTGATTTCTCAGAATAGGACGCGGCCATCATTAGTTGGTCAATATCCGTTTGGGAAAATACTTCTGCTTCGGTCATTTTGTTGACTGCTTGGTACGCGCCTAAGACGTCACCTTCATTATCAAATAAAGGGATAGCGAGCATTGCCTTAGAGCGATAACCAGTTTTCTTATCGACTTCACGATTGAAGTTAGGGTCAGTGTAAGCGTCGTCAGTAAAATAAGGTTTTTCAGTCTTAACTACGTAGCCAACAACACCTGTGTCTGCAGGGATGCGAATTTCTTTAATACCGTGGGCAACGCGGGTCCATAATTCATTCTTGTCATGGTCAAGTATCCATAGCGTGCAACGGTCTGCAACTATTAGGTCTCTACCTAAATCGGCCATTAGCTGTAGAAGATTATCGAGCTTTGACTCGTTGGCGATTTTTCCAGCGTAGGTGAAAATTAGTCGTAGCTTTTCGTCAGATGTTAATTCTTTACGATATGTATGTATATTAAGATTTCTTTCAATGTCATGATCTAGCATATGGTCTCCTCCTATTCTAGTATTAAAATATATTATATTGAATCTACCGTTCTGATTCTTCTAAATTGAAAAATACTAC is a window encoding:
- a CDS encoding HD domain-containing phosphohydrolase, with the protein product MLDHDIERNLNIHTYRKELTSDEKLRLIFTYAGKIANESKLDNLLQLMADLGRDLIVADRCTLWILDHDKNELWTRVAHGIKEIRIPADTGVVGYVVKTEKPYFTDDAYTDPNFNREVDKKTGYRSKAMLAIPLFDNEGDVLGAYQAVNKMTEAEVFSQTDIDQLMMAASYSEKSLVNVILNEEIEKTQKEIIFLMAEIGESRSKETGYHVKRVAEISKLLAELSGMPKEEAELIKLASPMHDIGKVAIPDSILKKPGKLTDEEFDEMKSHTTVGYQLLVNSNRRILKASAIIAHQHHEKWNGRGYPCGLKEEEIHPYGRISAIADVFDALASDRCYKPAWELDRVLNLFKEEKGQHFDPHMTQVFIDNFDKFVAIKNKYKDK